AGGCAGGAGAGTGCGTGGCTGATGGGGGGCGACACACAGCACCCAAGGGCCCATGCGGCGCCGAGTGTGAGCGCCGGTGTCTGCCAGCCGTCTCGCTCCTGGGGACGCAGACTGCTCGGCTCTTTGGGCCTCAGCCATCCTCATCACTGAGTTCCTCCCTGAATGCACAGCCAGAGATAGCCTCTCCCCCTGTTTCCCTTATTCTGATCTTGGAGGGAGGCAGAGCAGTGGTTACCATCCCTACTCTGCAGACAaggcaactgaggcccagagaagaggagTGATCCATCCATCCTGACGGTTCCAAGCTGGGGGCTCATTCATCCCTGGAGGCTGTTGGCCACGGGGCTGCTAGGCCTGCTCCCCCTGAGGCCTCTGGGGCGGGAGGTACAACACCCCTGAAAGCTTCCTTTCTGGAAGGCTGGGGGCAGCAGCTGTTGGACTTCTGGGCTGTCCTGCTTCACAGGGACCGTTGCAACAAGGGCAGTGGGGGCTAGGGTCATGCAGCCCTCCAGCTGGGAACAAACCCGATCTTGGTGGCTGCCCGCAGGCCGCCTCTTGGGCCACAGAGGATCTGGCAGGATGAAGAAATGGGGAAGCTCAGACTTACGGGAACCTCAGGACCTGCCTCAAGAGGACTCCTGCCCAGAGCCCCTAGATGGAGACCCTAGCTGCAGGCCAGCTCCAGCCAAGCCCCACAGCTTCCCCGAGGCCAAGAGCCGCAGCCGGCTCTTTGGAAAGGGTGATTCGGAGGACACATCCCTCATGGACTGCTCTTATGAGGAAGGTCAGCTGGCATCCTGCCCAGCCATCACAGTCAGCCCTGTTGTCAGCGTCCAGAGGCCTGGGGATGGTCCCACCTGTGCCAGGTAAGCTGCATCTGGAGCTCAGCCTCCCTCTCCACCAGGAGCCTAACTGGCCCAGCTGGCTGAGGCCCCAGCCATGGAGACACCATGTGATACTCGAGTTTATGGGCTGAAGGTCATAGAGCTAGGGAGCTGGGGGGCCTCCAGAGGTCGCCTGGTCCAGCGTGTGTACTCATAGGACCTTCGGGACATGTGGCCACACATGCTGGCGTATATGCTGATCCTAGCTGCCGGCTGATCTCTGGATCCAGGCTTAGCATGCTCTCCAGCCCTGATCATGAGGACTTTAAGTTGGAAGGCTCAAGCGCAGGATGCTTTTAGACAGAGTACAAAACAGTTCCAGTGAGAGTCCACCAGGCCTCCCACCTCCTCCGAAGCAGGACAGGGACTGCACAGGCCTGGATGACTTCTGTGGCCCTGTGAGGATGCTTTGTCACTTAGCAGAGGCCAGCCAAACCCCTGCCCTCCATCCCCTCCAGGCTCCCCCAGCCTCTGAGCAGGCAGAGAAGCGAGTGGCCTGGGTATGGGAGGAAGTGGAGGCTGCAAAGGCTTTCTAGATGATGCCTACACACAGGGTGGGGACAGAACAGGGGTACGCGCGCCCCACTGTTCCCTGTCACAGCCTGGACTGAGCGGTGGGTTTTGTATcacgtttttttccccttttggtttGCCTCGGGGTTTAGTTGTGCTCCCTGACAGGCTCTGAAGGCCTCAGGGCTGAGACCAGAGTATGAGACGAAGGTGTTTTCTGGTCCATAGGCAGCCATCCCAGGACTCTGCTGCCGAGAACCTCAAGCTCTATGATCGCAGGAAGATCTTTGAAGCAGTTGCTCAGAATAACTGCGAGGAACTGGAGAGCCTGCTGCTCTTTCTGCAGAAGAGCAAGAAGCATCTCACGGACAGCGAATTCAAAGGTGGCCCGGAAGCCACCGGGCCCCGGGAGCGGCCCCACCGTGGTACCTGCTCTGACCCCCACTTTGCCTTGCAGACCCGGACACAGGGAAGACCTGCCTGCTGAAAGCCATGCTCAACCTGCACAGCGGGCAGAACGACACCATCCCCCTGCTCCTGGAGGTCGCCCGGCAGACGGACAGCCTGAAGGAGCTGGTCAACGCCAGCTACACGGACAGCTACTACAAGGGTGAGGGAGGCCCGGGCCGGCACGGCTCTGCCCGCAAGTTTGCCTGGAGCCAGGAGGGCACCGTCACGCCCGGGAAAGGCTCTCAGCTCCTTACTCCCTGTCCAGCCACTGAGTCGGGATCTCCTGGTCCTGGGGGTCCCTGCACACACCGCCCCCCCCAATGGCTTGGTGCTCCTTACACTTGGGCCATTTTGATTCCTTCAGCCCCCAGTCTGGTGTTCCCGGTTCTGGGGGTCTCTACTCCCGCTCAGGGCCTCCTTTGGTGGGGGGTCATTCTGCATGCTCTGCCCAGGCCCACCCCCGGCACCTGTCCGGGCAGCCCCCGCAGGACTACAAGCACAAAGCCAACAGCACGCGTCCTCCACAGGCCAGACGGCACTGCACATTGCCATCGAGCGACGGAACATGGCGCTGGTGACCCTCCTGGTGGAGAACGGCGCCGACGTCCATGCCGCGGCCAATGGGGACTTCTTTAAGAAAACCAAAGGGCGGCCTGGCTTCTATTTTGGTGGGGAGACCACGCGGTAGACACTTGGCTTTTTGAGGATTGCTAAGGGGAGGTTTGAGGTGGAGACGCGGGAGGGGGAGTTGGAGGCCGGGTGGTGCAAGGGCCAGTCTCTTCCTGGGGAAGCCCACCGCTTGCCTGTGTTGGCTGCAGGTGAGCTGCCCCTCTCCCTGGCTGCGTGCACCAACCAGCTGGGCACCGTGAAGTTCCTGCTGCAGAACTCCTGGCAGTCGGCCGACATCAGCGCCAGGGACTCGGTGGGCAACACTGTGCTGCACGCGCTGGTGGAGGTGGCTGACAACACGGCCGACAACACCAAGTTTGTGACGAGCATGTACAACGAGATTCTGATCCTGGGGGCCAGACTCCACCCTGCGCTGAAGCTGGAGGAGCTCACCAACAAGAAGGGGCTGACGCCGTTGGCTCTGGCCGCCAGGAGTGGGAAGATCGGGGTAGGGAGGGGGCATCGCGCCTGAGCAGGGGGCGCTGTGGGAGGGGCCTGCCTGCCTTCCTAAGCTTCTGGCATCGCCACTGCTCAGAGCCCTGGTGCTGCCCCACCAGCCTGtagagggagggcagggggcatTAGAGTCAGCCAGGGGAATTGTGAGATGCCGAGAAGAATTCATCAGCTCACACGTGGCCGTTTCTGATTTCCAACTCTGAGCATCACCGACAAGACAGAGAATGGGGGTGGGGCGCTGGGATCCGGGGATGGGGGTGAGTTGAGCTGAGGGTGAAATGGAAAGAGAAGCTGTAGGTGTTTTTTTCATGGAAGATAGGACTTTTGGGTGATATGGGGTCCTAATGGGGTGGGGCAGGCCCAAGCCTGTGGATGATGTCAGGCCATGGAAGGCTGAAGGTGGGGCTGGGCAACTGGGAACTGGAGGGGAAGGGGCGTCTCAGTACCAGAGGATTCTGGGAGCTTGACTCTGTTCATACTGAGTCTCTTAGGATGAGAACATTGGTTTTATAACCTTTATAACCTTGGTGTTATTTCTTGGATTTCCTTCTGGCTTGAGGTTTTCTAGAGTGGGCCACTGCAGTCCTTCACTGTGAGATGGGAGAAATGGGGGGCCAGGTGTGATCAGGCGATGGGTCCGATGTGGCTGCAGCTGGGGTCTGAGGCAGCGGGAAGTTGATCATGATGGTGGTCAGGAGGCTGCTAGATGGGGGTGGGGCTCTCCTGGGGCTTGGGTGGGGTCTCCAGTGGGCTGGGAAGCAGAACTATTCTTGGAGCAGAGCTGGTAAGGATGCAGCCTGTGCAGGGCCCCAGGCTGGCCTCTAACAGGCTCTTGTATCCCTGCGGCAGGTCCTGGCCTATATTCTCCAGAGGGAGATCCAGGAGCCCGAGTGCAGGCACCTGTCCAGGAAGTTCACCGAGTGGGCCTACGGGCCCGTGCACTCCTCACTGTACGACCTGTCCTGCATCGACACCTGTGAGAAGAACTCAGTGCTGGAGGTGATTGCCTACAGCAGCAGTGACACACCTGTGAGTGGGCTGAGGCTGGGACCCAGCCAGGAAGGGCTTTGGGTCTCACTGTACCCCAGCCCCTACTCCCACTCCCTAACCTGGCTCTGCCTGTCCCCCCATCCATGGAAACCTGCTACCCGGGGCCTACACCCTGCGGTCTCATCTCCCCATTCATTCCCACCGAATGTCTTCCTGCATCATACAGTCAATATATGATAATATTCCcataaaacttaaatatttcaaaaatacatagACAAGAAAAGAATCCTTTCCTACCATATAAAAACATGtagcttcattttgtttatataaatgggattatactatatatagtacAGAACAACCATGTTTTTCACTTAgtggcatgttttattttttaaatttttaaattttttattttggctgcgctgctcGGCTTGCgagatcttccccgaccagggatcggacccaggcccccttcagtggaagcgcggagtcctaaccactggaccgccagggaagtccctgtagataGTTTTATATCAGCACATATGAGtctgctttattaaaaaaaaattactgcaagTATTCCATAGTAGGAATGGGGAGTAAATATCCACAGAatgacatttgagttattttgttgttttttttttcctactacaaTGCTACCGGCCACTTGGCATGGGTTTGAGAATTTTTCTATGAAGGACACCTGGAACTGGAATTGCTAAGTCAGAAAGTATGGCCTCCAGAAAGATTGCATGAATGCACTTGCCCACCACCCATGGGTACACATCTACCTGTGTCCTTGCCAACCTGGGTAttaccaatctttttttttttaacctcgtTTAAGCCCATGGAGCCCAAAATGCTATCTCATTGATGTCTTAATTCTTGTTTTCTTGCTTACTGTGaggttgagaattttttcatgtgttttcaaCCATTCATATTTCTTTGGTAGATTTCCTGTTCATTGTCCTTTGCCATCTCTTCTACTGGACTGTTTGCCTTACTCTTTTAGTGTGTAGATGCTCTCGTTATGAAATGAATTGATCCTTTCTCTGCTGCACatgtttcagatattttattttctcctagtctcCTAGTCTCTTGCAAACTTCATTTGCATCATTTGCTTATAAAAAGTTTTCGTTTTGAGAGTCGAATTGGTTAGACTTTTTCTTTCATAGCTTTTGTAACTTGTGTCTTGCTTTGGAAAGCCTTTTCCACTTCAAGATTGCACACACATCTTCCAATACTTATATTTAGCTCCTTTGTAGGTATTTTATGTTTGGCTTTTAAATTTATCAAGAATTGATTTTTGCGTAGGTGTGAGGTAGGCGTCTTACTTATTTTGTTTACAAATGAGGGTCCCAATGCCACTTAATGAAAAGTTTATCCTGCGACCACTGGTGTTGCATCTTTCTAAGGTGACAGATGCTCCAGGCCCTGAGGCTGACTTTGGGGGCTGTAGTCTGTGCTGTTGGTGATGACGGGCTGCCATGATGTCTCACAGGGCAGAGGCTGCATTTACAGGGGCAGAAtccagaggagggagaggcctGGCTTGCTTTGTTCTGTCCTGTCAGCTCCCACCTGGGCTGCCATGCTGAATCTGGGCCTCTAACTCAGAATCCCTGATGTAAGTGTTCCCAGAGGGCTGGCCCAGGTAGGAAACAACCTCAAGAAGGACTGGGGTGTTTGGCCTAGAGAGGAGAAGGCTCTGGGGCCACGGCTGCCATCTGCACATCTCTGGAGGCTTTCAAGGGCTGGAATGCAGTACTGGGGCCCCGAGTGCAGAGCAGGGACCACTGGTGGGAAGCAGAGATGACCAACTTTACTCCAGAGAGCAGAATTTCCCGACAAGCTTCTTGGGGCAGCAGAGAGCTTCCCATCCCCAAAGGTATTCAAGAAGACACTGAACATGCACCTTATCTGGGGAGCTCCAGCTTGGGCCAGAGTTGCACTCAATGGCCCAAAAAGGCTAGGATGACCTGATTTTGGCTCATCCACAGCCTAGGAATACTTGAACTTTACAGAGAACTCGTTGATGTGAGACTTTTGCCCCAAAGCAATACTTGTAATGGTGGTATCCCAGGCACTGGGCCCACTCACGGCAGGAAAGACTTCCTCGTTCCCTTCAGTCTCATGCATAGGTAATTGCCACTCCCACCTGGATAGCCTGTCTGACTCAGGGCCGGAAATGGGAGAATTAAGGAATTCAGAGGCCCCTCCCTGAGCAGCCTCATGCTAAGCTCTGCCTGTGCCAGCCTCTTCCCGATACTGTGGGAACAGCAAGGATGTAGGCTCTAGGGAGAGCGTTATTACAGACAGTGGGCGTAGAATGCCGGGCGACACTGGCACGCTCTTGAGTGTCAGGGGCTCTTAGGGTCATGTGTCCAATTTCACCCCTTGTTCTCTGCACAACAGAGACACTGAGGCCCACAGGGTGGGCCACGTGGGGAGCCGGCTGTGATCCTCCGCTGCCTCCCGGGCTGAGGGCGTGGTCCTGCAGAGACGTGGGTGTGATGTGGTCCTGTGAGACAGGTCCAGGGCGGGCGGGTGAGCCTCACTCCTCTTTGCTCCCCTTAGAATCGCCATGACATGCTCTTAGTGGAGCCGCTCAACCGCCTTCTGCAGGACAAGTGGGACAGATTCGTCAAGCGCATCTTCTACTTCAACTTCTTCATCTACTGCCTGTATATGATCGTCTTCACCACGGCCGCCTACTACAGGCCTGTGCAAGGCCGGGTGCGCCTGAGGCTCGGGCCTCTGCGGGGGacgaggggagggggcgggcgttCCTATAAGACCCCAAGACCAAGGGCCCAGGCCAGACCCTGGAGACATGGAAGAGTCACCCAGAGATCTTACGTCCCAGTGCTCAGTTCTCCCTCTCCTGGTCGTCTCGCACCCCACTCCTGTTCTCAGCCCCTCCTTTAGCTTCCGGGTTCTGGGAGGCCGAGCCGTGGTCGCTGAGGCCCCTGACTGCAGAGGGGGAGTACTAGGTTAGAAAGGATGCGGGAACTGGGGCTCCAGAAGCAGCTCTCCGCTCGGCTGGGTGTCTTGGGGGTCCCAGGTGGCGTCAGCCCTGAGCACATGGCCAGCCCTCTGACCTGCCTGCTTTTGTTCACTCACTTGCACATTATTCATTCCCTGGACATATACTTTGAGGGCTTCTTCTAAGCCAGGCCCTGGGTTATGCATCAGATTAACTTAAGACCAGACTTTTTCCGCTACCAGGAGCCATAGACTCCCTCAAGTTTCTGAATTGAGTCATTTCCATTCAGTATCCAAGCACTTAACTTGCTGCCTTTATCTCTAGGTTGCCTTGCTTGTGAATTTGGTTGAAAAACTCAACTTCCTAGTTAGGTGAAACCCGATTTCTATACAACTATTAAGGCCAtctaatgactttattttaagagaaaagaaatatgtgcTAATGAGACAAGCTAGTGAACTAGTGCTTATGAAACATGGATGATAGGCTGGAAGGAAACCCACTCTGGAAAACTGTGGCTGAAACACAAGGAcgacgcacgcacgcgcgcgtgcgtgtgtgtgcgtgcgtgcgcgtgcgtgcgtgtgtgtgtttgtgtgtgtgacgTCTCTCCCTCCACCATCCGTGGGGAACCTTGACAGTTCTGGGAGACCAGGGGTTCGCCATAGGCTGTGGGAACGTGACACTGGATCTGAAAACTGTGGCAGAGCCACAAGGACGGCGCACGcacgcgcgcgtgcgtgtgtgtgcgtgcgtgtgcgtgcgtgcgcgcgcgcgtgcgtgtgcgtgcgtgcgtgcgcgtgcgtgcgtgtgtgtgtttgtgtgtgtgacg
This region of Physeter macrocephalus isolate SW-GA chromosome 14, ASM283717v5, whole genome shotgun sequence genomic DNA includes:
- the TRPV1 gene encoding transient receptor potential cation channel subfamily V member 1 isoform X7, with protein sequence MSAPPPAQMASSSAPAAHRPLSESPPLHGADSCRLLGHRGSGRMKKWGSSDLREPQDLPQEDSCPEPLDGDPSCRPAPAKPHSFPEAKSRSRLFGKGDSEDTSLMDCSYEEGQLASCPAITVSPVVSVQRPGDGPTCARQPSQDSAAENLKLYDRRKIFEAVAQNNCEELESLLLFLQKSKKHLTDSEFKDPDTGKTCLLKAMLNLHSGQNDTIPLLLEVARQTDSLKELVNASYTDSYYKGQTALHIAIERRNMALVTLLVENGADVHAAANGDFFKKTKGRPGFYFGELPLSLAACTNQLGTVKFLLQNSWQSADISARDSVGNTVLHALVEVADNTADNTKFVTSMYNEILILGARLHPALKLEELTNKKGLTPLALAARSGKIGVLAYILQREIQEPECRHLSRKFTEWAYGPVHSSLYDLSCIDTCEKNSVLEVIAYSSSDTPIQYFLQRRPSLKTLFVDSYSEMLFFVQSLFMLGAVVLYFCHCKEYVASMVFSLAMGWTNMLYYTRGFQQMGIYAVMIEKMIVRDLCRFMFVYLVFLFGFSTATCSPCPIAVVTLIEDGKNDSVSAESMSHRWRGPGCRPSDSSYNSLYSTCLELFKFTIGMGDLEFTENYDFKAVFVILLLAYVILTYILLLNMLIALMGETVNKIAQESKNIWKLQRAITILDTEKSFLKCMRKAFRSGKLLQVGYTADGQDDYRWCFRVDEVNWTTWNTNVGLINEDPGNCEGIKRTLSFSLRSGRAAGRNWKNFALVPLLRDASTRERHPTQPEEVHLKHFAGSLKPEDAKIIKDSAALGEK
- the TRPV1 gene encoding transient receptor potential cation channel subfamily V member 1 isoform X1, yielding MSAPPPAQMASSSAPAAHRPLSESPPLHGADSCRLLGHRGSGRMKKWGSSDLREPQDLPQEDSCPEPLDGDPSCRPAPAKPHSFPEAKSRSRLFGKGDSEDTSLMDCSYEEGQLASCPAITVSPVVSVQRPGDGPTCARQPSQDSAAENLKLYDRRKIFEAVAQNNCEELESLLLFLQKSKKHLTDSEFKDPDTGKTCLLKAMLNLHSGQNDTIPLLLEVARQTDSLKELVNASYTDSYYKGQTALHIAIERRNMALVTLLVENGADVHAAANGDFFKKTKGRPGFYFGELPLSLAACTNQLGTVKFLLQNSWQSADISARDSVGNTVLHALVEVADNTADNTKFVTSMYNEILILGARLHPALKLEELTNKKGLTPLALAARSGKIGVLAYILQREIQEPECRHLSRKFTEWAYGPVHSSLYDLSCIDTCEKNSVLEVIAYSSSDTPNRHDMLLVEPLNRLLQDKWDRFVKRIFYFNFFIYCLYMIVFTTAAYYRPVQGRPPFKLKHTVGGYFRVTGEILSVAGGVYFFFRGIQYFLQRRPSLKTLFVDSYSEMLFFVQSLFMLGAVVLYFCHCKEYVASMVFSLAMGWTNMLYYTRGFQQMGIYAVMIEKMIVRDLCRFMFVYLVFLFGFSTATCSPCPIAVVTLIEDGKNDSVSAESMSHRWRGPGCRPSDSSYNSLYSTCLELFKFTIGMGDLEFTENYDFKAVFVILLLAYVILTYILLLNMLIALMGETVNKIAQESKNIWKLQRAITILDTEKSFLKCMRKAFRSGKLLQVGYTADGQDDYRWCFRVDEVNWTTWNTNVGLINEDPGNCEGIKRTLSFSLRSGRAAGRNWKNFALVPLLRDASTRERHPTQPEEVHLKHFAGSLKPEDAKIIKDSAALGEK
- the TRPV1 gene encoding transient receptor potential cation channel subfamily V member 1 isoform X4, translating into MSAPPPAQMASSSAPAAHRPLSESPPLHGADSCRLLGHRGSGRMKKWGSSDLREPQDLPQEDSCPEPLDGDPSCRPAPAKPHSFPEAKSRSRLFGKGDSEDTSLMDCSYEEGQLASCPAITVSPVVSVQRPGDGPTCARQPSQDSAAENLKLYDRRKIFEAVAQNNCEELESLLLFLQKSKKHLTDSEFKDPDTGKTCLLKAMLNLHSGQNDTIPLLLEVARQTDSLKELVNASYTDSYYKGQTALHIAIERRNMALVTLLVENGADVHAAANGDFFKKTKGRPGFYFGELPLSLAACTNQLGTVKFLLQNSWQSADISARDSVGNTVLHALVEVADNTADNTKFVTSMYNEILILGARLHPALKLEELTNKKGLTPLALAARSGKIGVLAYILQREIQEPECRHLSRKFTEWAYGPVHSSLYDLSCIDTCEKNSVLENRHDMLLVEPLNRLLQDKWDRFVKRIFYFNFFIYCLYMIVFTTAAYYRPVQGRPPFKLKHTVGGYFRVTGEILSVAGGVYFFFRGIQYFLQRRPSLKTLFVDSYSEMLFFVQSLFMLGAVVLYFCHCKEYVASMVFSLAMGWTNMLYYTRGFQQMGIYAVMIEKMIVRDLCRFMFVYLVFLFGFSTATCSPCPIAVVTLIEDGKNDSVSAESMSHRWRGPGCRPSDSSYNSLYSTCLELFKFTIGMGDLEFTENYDFKAVFVILLLAYVILTYILLLNMLIALMGETVNKIAQESKNIWKLQRAITILDTEKSFLKCMRKAFRSGKLLQVGYTADGQDDYRWCFRVDEVNWTTWNTNVGLINEDPGNCEGIKRTLSFSLRSGRAAGRNWKNFALVPLLRDASTRERHPTQPEEVHLKHFAGSLKPEDAKIIKDSAALGEK
- the TRPV1 gene encoding transient receptor potential cation channel subfamily V member 1 isoform X3; this translates as MSAPPPAQMASSSAPAAHRPLSESPPLHGADSCRLLGHRGSGRMKKWGSSDLREPQDLPQEDSCPEPLDGDPSCRPAPAKPHSFPEAKSRSRLFGKGDSEDTSLMDCSYEEGQLASCPAITVSPVVSVQRPGDGPTCARQPSQDSAAENLKLYDRRKIFEAVAQNNCEELESLLLFLQKSKKHLTDSEFKDPDTGKTCLLKAMLNLHSGQNDTIPLLLEVARQTDSLKELVNASYTDSYYKGQTALHIAIERRNMALVTLLVENGADVHAAANGDFFKKTKGRPGFYFGELPLSLAACTNQLGTVKFLLQNSWQSADISARDSVGNTVLHALVEVADNTADNTKFVTSMYNEILILGARLHPALKLEELTNKKGLTPLALAARSGKIGVLAYILQREIQEPECRHLSRKFTEWAYGPVHSSLYDLSCIDTCEKNSVLEVIAYSSSDTPNRHDMLLVEPLNRLLQDKWDRFVKRIFYFNFFIYCLYMIVFTTAAYYRPVQGRPPFKLKHTVGGYFRVTGEILSVAGGVYFFFRGIQYFLQRRPSLKTLFVDSYSEMLFFVQSLFMLGAVVLYFCHCKEYVASMVFSLAMGWTNMLYYTRGFQQMGIYAVMIEKMIVRDLCRFMFVYLVFLFGFSTAVVTLIEDGKNDSVSAESMSHRWRGPGCRPSDSSYNSLYSTCLELFKFTIGMGDLEFTENYDFKAVFVILLLAYVILTYILLLNMLIALMGETVNKIAQESKNIWKLQRAITILDTEKSFLKCMRKAFRSGKLLQVGYTADGQDDYRWCFRVDEVNWTTWNTNVGLINEDPGNCEGIKRTLSFSLRSGRAAGRNWKNFALVPLLRDASTRERHPTQPEEVHLKHFAGSLKPEDAKIIKDSAALGEK
- the TRPV1 gene encoding transient receptor potential cation channel subfamily V member 1 isoform X6, with translation MSAPPPAQMASSSAPAAHRPLSESPPLHGADSCRLLGHRGSGRMKKWGSSDLREPQDLPQEDSCPEPLDGDPSCRPAPAKPHSFPEAKSRSRLFGKGDSEDTSLMDCSYEEGQLASCPAITVSPVVSVQRPGDGPTCARQPSQDSAAENLKLYDRRKIFEAVAQNNCEELESLLLFLQKSKKHLTDSEFKDPDTGKTCLLKAMLNLHSGQNDTIPLLLEVARQTDSLKELVNASYTDSYYKGQTALHIAIERRNMALVTLLVENGADVHAAANGDFFKKTKGRPGFYFGELPLSLAACTNQLGTVKFLLQNSWQSADISARDSVGNTVLHALVEVADNTADNTKFVTSMYNEILILGARLHPALKLEELTNKKGLTPLALAARSGKIGVLAYILQREIQEPECRHLSRKFTEWAYGPVHSSLYDLSCIDTCEKNSVLEVIAYSSSDTPNRHDMLLVEPLNRLLQDKWDRFVKRIFYFNFFIYCLYMIVFTTAAYYRPVQGRIQYFLQRRPSLKTLFVDSYSEMLFFVQSLFMLGAVVLYFCHCKEYVASMVFSLAMGWTNMLYYTRGFQQMGIYAVMIEKMIVRDLCRFMFVYLVFLFGFSTATCSPCPIAVVTLIEDGKNDSVSAESMSHRWRGPGCRPSDSSYNSLYSTCLELFKFTIGMGDLEFTENYDFKAVFVILLLAYVILTYILLLNMLIALMGETVNKIAQESKNIWKLQRAITILDTEKSFLKCMRKAFRSGKLLQVGYTADGQDDYRWCFRVDEVNWTTWNTNVGLINEDPGNCEGIKRTLSFSLRSGRAAGRNWKNFALVPLLRDASTRERHPTQPEEVHLKHFAGSLKPEDAKIIKDSAALGEK
- the TRPV1 gene encoding transient receptor potential cation channel subfamily V member 1 isoform X5; the encoded protein is MSAPPPAQMASSSAPAAHRPLSESPPLHGADSCRLLGHRGSGRMKKWGSSDLREPQDLPQEDSCPEPLDGDPSCRPAPAKPHSFPEAKSRSRLFGKGDSEDTSLMDCSYEEGQLASCPAITVSPVVSVQRPGDGPTCARQPSQDSAAENLKLYDRRKIFEAVAQNNCEELESLLLFLQKSKKHLTDSEFKDPDTGKTCLLKAMLNLHSGQNDTIPLLLEVARQTDSLKELVNASYTDSYYKGQTALHIAIERRNMALVTLLVENGADVHAAANGDFFKKTKGRPGFYFGELPLSLAACTNQLGTVKFLLQNSWQSADISARDSVGNTVLHALVEVADNTADNTKFVTSMYNEILILGARLHPALKLEELTNKKGLTPLALAARSGKIGVLAYILQREIQEPECRHLSRKFTEWAYGPVHSSLYDLSCIDTCEKNSVLENRHDMLLVEPLNRLLQDKWDRFVKRIFYFNFFIYCLYMIVFTTAAYYRPVQGRPPFKLKHTVGGYFRVTGEILSVAGGVYFFFRGIQYFLQRRPSLKTLFVDSYSEMLFFVQSLFMLGAVVLYFCHCKEYVASMVFSLAMGWTNMLYYTRGFQQMGIYAVMIEKMIVRDLCRFMFVYLVFLFGFSTAVVTLIEDGKNDSVSAESMSHRWRGPGCRPSDSSYNSLYSTCLELFKFTIGMGDLEFTENYDFKAVFVILLLAYVILTYILLLNMLIALMGETVNKIAQESKNIWKLQRAITILDTEKSFLKCMRKAFRSGKLLQVGYTADGQDDYRWCFRVDEVNWTTWNTNVGLINEDPGNCEGIKRTLSFSLRSGRAAGRNWKNFALVPLLRDASTRERHPTQPEEVHLKHFAGSLKPEDAKIIKDSAALGEK
- the TRPV1 gene encoding transient receptor potential cation channel subfamily V member 1 isoform X2, translating into MSAPPPAQMASSSAPAAHRPLSESPPLHGADSCRLLGHRGSGRMKKWGSSDLREPQDLPQEDSCPEPLDGDPSCRPAPAKPHSFPEAKSRSRLFGKGDSEDTSLMDCSYEEGQLASCPAITVSPVVSVQRPGDGPTCARQPSQDSAAENLKLYDRRKIFEAVAQNNCEELESLLLFLQKSKKHLTDSEFKDPDTGKTCLLKAMLNLHSGQNDTIPLLLEVARQTDSLKELVNASYTDSYYKGQTALHIAIERRNMALVTLLVENGADVHAAANGDFFKKTKGRPGFYFGELPLSLAACTNQLGTVKFLLQNSWQSADISARDSVGNTVLHALVEVADNTADNTKFVTSMYNEILILGARLHPALKLEELTNKKGLTPLALAARSGKIGVLAYILQREIQEPECRHLSRKFTEWAYGPVHSSLYDLSCIDTCEKNSVLEVIAYSSSDTPNRHDMLLVEPLNRLLQDKWDRFVKRIFYFNFFIYCLYMIVFTTAAYYRPVQGRPPFKLKHTVGGYFRVTGEILSVAGGVYFFFRGIQYFLQRRPSLKTLFVDSYSEMLFFVQSLFMLGAVVLYFCHCKEYVASMVFSLAMGWTNMLYYTRGFQQMGIYAVMIEKMIVRDLCRFMFVYLVFLFGFSTATCSPCPIAVVTLIEDGKNDSVSAESMSHRWRGPGCRPSDSSYNSLYSTCLELFKFTIGMGDLEFTENYDFKAVFVILLLAYVILTYILLLNMLIALMGETVNKIAQESKNIWKLQRAITILDTEKSFLKCMRKAFRSGKLLQVGYTADGQDDYRWCFRVDEVNWTTWNTNVGLINEDPGNCEGIKRTLSFSLRSGRGRNWKNFALVPLLRDASTRERHPTQPEEVHLKHFAGSLKPEDAKIIKDSAALGEK
- the TRPV1 gene encoding transient receptor potential cation channel subfamily V member 1 isoform X8 encodes the protein MSAPPPAQMASSSAPAAHRPLSESPPLHGADSCRLLGHRGSGRMKKWGSSDLREPQDLPQEDSCPEPLDGDPSCRPAPAKPHSFPEAKSRSRLFGKGDSEDTSLMDCSYEEGQLASCPAITVSPVVSVQRPGDGPTCARQPSQDSAAENLKLYDRRKIFEAVAQNNCEELESLLLFLQKSKKHLTDSEFKDPDTGKTCLLKAMLNLHSGQNDTIPLLLEVARQTDSLKELVNASYTDSYYKGQTALHIAIERRNMALVTLLVENGADVHAAANGDFFKKTKGRPGFYFGELPLSLAACTNQLGTVKFLLQNSWQSADISARDSVGNTVLHALVEVADNTADNTKFVTSMYNEILILGARLHPALKLEELTNKKGLTPLALAARSGKIGVLAYILQREIQEPECRHLSRKFTEWAYGPVHSSLYDLSCIDTCEKNSVLEIQYFLQRRPSLKTLFVDSYSEMLFFVQSLFMLGAVVLYFCHCKEYVASMVFSLAMGWTNMLYYTRGFQQMGIYAVMIEKMIVRDLCRFMFVYLVFLFGFSTATCSPCPIAVVTLIEDGKNDSVSAESMSHRWRGPGCRPSDSSYNSLYSTCLELFKFTIGMGDLEFTENYDFKAVFVILLLAYVILTYILLLNMLIALMGETVNKIAQESKNIWKLQRAITILDTEKSFLKCMRKAFRSGKLLQVGYTADGQDDYRWCFRVDEVNWTTWNTNVGLINEDPGNCEGIKRTLSFSLRSGRAAGRNWKNFALVPLLRDASTRERHPTQPEEVHLKHFAGSLKPEDAKIIKDSAALGEK